The DNA sequence ccgtctgtgggatcGAACCCACGACCCCATTTCATCGTTCCATCCTCGAAGTCCGGCTGCCAAAGCACTTTGACAAGCCAACAGACATGAGGTACGACGAAACCCAAGACCCACAGGAGCACcttacggccttcgaggccaggatgaacctggaggGAGTAAGGAATGAGGTAAGGTGCCGCACCTTTCTGGTCACCCTCGCGGGACCTGCGATACGATGGTTTAATAGCCTCCTGCAGGGCTCGGTGGCCAAGTTCTCGGATATAAGCCACGCCTTCTTGGCCCAATTCACTACCAGGATAGCCAAGGCAAAGCACCCAATCAACCTGCTGGGAGTGACGCAGAGGTCCGGAGAACCGACAAGAAAATATCTGGATCGTTTCAACGATGAGTGCCTGGAGATCGATGGACTGACCGACTCAGTTGCCAGCCTATGCCTGACGAACGGTCTCCTAAACGAAGACTTCAGAAAGCACCTCACGACAAAGCCGGTgtggacaatgcaggagatctaATGCGTAGCCAGAGAATACATCAATGACAaagaagtcagccaggtcgtggctgccaataaatGGCAACCCTCCTACAGTCAAAACCGGCACCACGGAAGCGGAGAAAGGCAGAAGGAACACGCCAGAGACGGCGGTCCGAGTAAGAATCCCAGGCCGTTCCCTCGCATCGGgaagttcaccaactacacccccTCACTGCGCCGATTGTGGAAGTTTACCAACAAATAGCCGAGAAGGAGATCttgtcgaagccccgaccactgaAGGAGCGAACAGGGAGAAACTGGAGTCTCTACTGCGACTATCACAAGGGCTACGGGCACAATACTCAGGACTGTTTTGACTTGAAGGACGCGCTGAAGCAGGAAATTAGAGATGGAAAGCTAGCCGAGTTCTCCCACCTCATTAGGGAGCCGAGGAGATGGAACCGCGACCACGAGAGCGAAGACGGAACACGGGCAGCAAAGCGGCGCCAAGAGCCGGAAGAGAACGATCACGGCCTCACCATAGTAAATGTGGTAACAGCAAGAAACGCGGCGCCCAGGTCGAAGTCGGCACATAAGAAGGACGCCAAGGTCCTCGCGATTTCCTCAACCTCTGTGCGAAGCACCAAGAAACTCCCATCCATCTCATTCGGCCCGGAGGACCAATGGTTTGACGAGGTCGGGGAAAGCCCTTCCATGGTCATAACGGCCAGAGTAAGAACCAGTCTCGTCAAACGGATCCTTGTAGACACGGGGGcagactcaaacatcatgttccgcaatGTGTTCGACGTTTTAGGCCTAAGAGACGGCGACCTACAGACTCACCAGCACGGCGTCGTAGGGCtcggcgaccacttcatcaagccggaCGGGATAATCTCCTTGCCGACCTCCGTGGGACAAGGTCAGAGGAGAAGAATGGTGATGGCCGAGTTCGTGATCCTACGagactccacagcctacaacatcatcctagGGAGGAAGACCCTCAACGACCTAGGGGCAGTCATCAGCACTAGGATGCTGATAATGAAGTTCATAGCTGAAGACGGGTCGGTAGGGTCCATGAAAGGAGATCTCGAAACGGCAGTCGCTTGTAACAACGCCAGCCTCTCCTTAAGGAAAAAATCTAAAGAGGCATCGGGGGTGTTTCTTGCCGACCTGGATGCCAGGGTTGACGACAAGCCCATACCCGAACCAGAAGGGGACCTGGAAAAGTTTAGGGTCGGGAATACGGAGGAAAAGTTCACGTTCGTGAACAGAAACCTCCCCCATGAATTAAAAGAGCCTTTGATGAAAGTGATCAGAGCCAATGGTGATTTGTTTGCCTGGACGCCagccgacatgccagggatagacccccGACTCATGTCGCACCACCTAGCCATCAGGCTCGAAGCCAAACCAGTGGCTCAAAGGAGAAGAAAGATGTCTCAAGAAagggcagaggaggtggccagaCAAACGGCCAGCCTCCTCGAAACGGGGTTTATCCGGGAGCTGGACTATTTGACCTGGCTATCAAATGTGGTCCTAGTAAAAAATCACAATAGGAGATGGAGGATGTGTGTCGACTattccgatctcaacaaagcatgccctaaGGACTGCTACCCCATCCCCAATATTGATGCACTCGTCGATGCGGCTGCAGGGTACCagtatctgagcttcatggatgcctattctggctacaatcagataccgatgcaccggccagacggggaaaaaacggcgttcataacacCAGGAGGAACCTATTGCTACAAGGTGATGCCTTTTGGCCTGAAAAATACGGGGGCCACATAccagaggctgatgaacaaaATATTCAGCAATCTCATTGGCAAGACGgtagaagtctatgtggacgatatCCTTGTGAAGACCACCCAACCTGGTGATCTCATAAGCGACCTGGAGAATGTGTTCGCATCCCTCCGACAAaacggcatgaggctcaacccgcttaagtgcgcctttgccatggaggccggaaagttcctaggattcatgataacccaaaggggAGTGGAGGCCAACCCTGAAAAATGCCAAACGATACCCCAGATGAAGAGCCCGGATTGCATCAAAGACGTTCAGCGGTTGGCGGGAAGGCTCACCGCGTTGTCCCGTTTCTTCGGTGCATCGGCAGCAAAAGCCCTGcccttcttcaacctgatgaagaaGGGAATAGCGTTTGAATGGACTCCTGCGTGCGAGGaagcattcaaccacttcaaagaAATCTTAGCAGCACCCTTAGTGCTCGGTAAACCCAGAGCCGGAGAACCACTCTACCTATACCTGGCCATAACAGAAGGAGCGCTTGCAGCGGTGCTGGTGCGGGAAGAAGGGAAGGCCCAGCAACTGATTTACTTCGTGAGTAGAGTGCTGCAAGGGGCAGAACTTAGATACAGCAAGCTGGAGAAACTGGCACTAGCACTCTTGACCTCTTTTCACAGATTGCAACAATACTTCCAAGGTGACCAAGTGGTCGTAAGAACGGACCAAGCGATTCGTCAGAGGCTCCAAAAATCCGATCTGGCGggaaggatgatgacctgggcca is a window from the Arachis hypogaea cultivar Tifrunner chromosome 17, arahy.Tifrunner.gnm2.J5K5, whole genome shotgun sequence genome containing:
- the LOC140180488 gene encoding uncharacterized protein, whose amino-acid sequence is MRYDETQDPQEHLTAFEARMNLEGVRNEVRCRTFLVTLAGPAIRWFNSLLQGSVAKFSDISHAFLAQFTTRIAKAKHPINLLGVTQRSGEPTRKYLDRFNDECLEIDGLTDSVASLCLTNGLLNEDFRKHLTTKPVWTMQEI